The DNA segment tggaaaatatataattctcaCATGAATTTGACCTAttatgctatatatatatatatatatatatatgatagacAACTTTAAAATTCACTACCCATATTAAAATTGCCCTCAAGTTTTACAAAGTTTATTGCAATGTCGATTATATCTAAGAAAAACAATTCCTTTGTTCTTGTGAAAAACATTGATTCCGCTGATGAAACACAAAAAATCAAAGTGAAGGTTCTGGTCCTCTGGAAGACCTACAAGAGTTCTGGAAACACTCATGAGATGGTGTTGATTGATGAAGAGGCTTGTTCTTAATCccataaaaacatatttatttatttataatttatatgattatataaaTTCATTCATGTTGTCTTAAAAGACCTTTTAGTTATCGTTGTTATTTTTCTGTTTATAGGGAACAAGGATTCATGCTCAAGTTGAAGAAGACTTGATGAAGAAACACCTAACTGTTCTGAAAGAAGGTGAAGCTGTGAGCATCAATACTTTCCAGTTGAAGGACTATCTTGGGGAATTTAGGACCAATCCTTATCCTTATAAGATTACATTCTTCAGAACAACTAAGGTGAAAGCAGCTGATGATTTTCTCGAGTATTATCCCGAAAAATACTTTTCagactttgaaaatatattatccgGAAAGCTAGACAAAAACGTTTTGGTTGGTaagttatattttctattttgaataattttgaaaatattcttttatttaaattcagGATTTATGACAGAgttcttttatattttcagatGTGATTGGTCAAATTGTCAATATTGGACCAATGGAGCAGATAAAAACAAAGGGGAAGGATAACTCAAAGCTTGACATTATTCTACGAGATACAATGTGAGTTAGTCTCCAAATAATTCTTATAAACTtttcgataaaaaaaaataactcaaataatatatatgcagGAATGTTCATTTGACATGTACTTTGTGGAGTGACTTTGCGAAGAAAGTGATGGACTATACTAAAGAGAACAATACCACTATTGTTATCTGTGTGATTAAGTTTGCATGCATCAAGGAGTACAAAGGTAACTATAATCCTTAAAAGTTATTTATACCTACCTTTGTGAAGTTCcatttacaaataatttattaaatcttTGATTAATATGTAGGTAATATCTCCATATCAAATGCGTTCAACTCAACGCAAATCTTTCTCAATCCAGAAACTGCCGAAGTGAAAACGTTTACAGCCATGTATAGCACACTTActccaataatttttttttattattagtcttTTACTTCAAATAAAGTCTTTAAGTTGTTCAAATATTgtattgtttatgttttttgaaGGTTATCAGGCGACAATCAATTGGTCACACATAGTGACAGCAAGGTGTCATTTGGATCTGCAGTTTCACTTCATGATGAGATGCTGGTGATAAATCCGAGGAAAACAATTTCAGGAATTCTTGATTCAAGATCGGTAACTaatcttttttatatttactttcaagagttttctttttggattattgttttaaaaattgaacaAAATTTAACGTGTGCTCAAATACATTTAAAATAGGTTGGAACCTGTGTGGTTGTAGCCAAAATCGATTCTGTTGATTTGTCAAAAAAATGGTACTATGTTGCATGCGAACTTTGCAAAAAGAAAGTTCAACCATATGGAGATgattctgatgatgatgatgatggtcttCAACACAAACCTCGATACAACTGCCCAAAACATAATGACATCGAAGATGTTATCTACAAGTATTAACATTTTATATTCATCATGCATGATCTTATTAATTATTAGATAATTTGATactaatttgattttttgtttgtttgttatagTTATTTCTTGATTCTGCGTGTCTCTGATGAATCAGAAGCAATAACaaagtttcttttgtttgaCGGAACTGCAAATAAACTCATTGCAAGGCCCGCTTTAGAGTTAGTTGAAGAGGCTGCAgaggtattgtttttttttttgtgaagtaTATATTGATATATTGACAGTTGGATATTTAATTGAAAattatttctatatattttcaGGAACTTCCTTCTTTCGTTCCTCAATCTCTAACAGACTTAGTTGGGAGAAAATTTTTATTCAAGATCAAAATAGAATCAAAGAATCAAAAAGGCAGTAGTTCACCTTATATTGTTGATTTAGTGGCTGATGATGCAGATATGATTAAAGAATTTGAGGAACTGCCTATAATGAAGGTAATATTGTattattctttaattttttatacattgataCATTACAAAAAGTCGATTGTTCATTTTTTCAGTCACCTATTGTGAAGTTTTCTGATCAC comes from the Brassica rapa cultivar Chiifu-401-42 chromosome A01, CAAS_Brap_v3.01, whole genome shotgun sequence genome and includes:
- the LOC103859371 gene encoding replication factor A protein 1-like — protein: MSIISKKNNSFVLVKNIDSADETQKIKVKVLVLWKTYKSSGNTHEMVLIDEEACGTRIHAQVEEDLMKKHLTVLKEGEAVSINTFQLKDYLGEFRTNPYPYKITFFRTTKVKAADDFLEYYPEKYFSDFENILSGKLDKNVLVDVIGQIVNIGPMEQIKTKGKDNSKLDIILRDTMNVHLTCTLWSDFAKKVMDYTKENNTTIVICVIKFACIKEYKGNISISNAFNSTQIFLNPETAEVKTFTAMLSGDNQLVTHSDSKVSFGSAVSLHDEMLVINPRKTISGILDSRSVGTCVVVAKIDSVDLSKKWYYVACELCKKKVQPYGDDSDDDDDGLQHKPRYNCPKHNDIEDVIYNYFLILRVSDESEAITKFLLFDGTANKLIARPALELVEEAAESPIVKFSDHEWEAAEEFSRTPSSRRREETSSLMSVEDQGSSTKKQKMMQVKVEQRKKK